Proteins encoded together in one Gammaproteobacteria bacterium window:
- the recC gene encoding exodeoxyribonuclease V subunit gamma, with product MLNVVYSNRLELLADRLSGILQQSDPLQPETVIVPNQGLARWLWLQLAAQHGVSANLDFTLPGSFVWRVYHRLLPAVPESSPYDPGVMAWRLHRLLHEAADDNALQEIRHWCRADDRQRFELAERLARQFDQYLVFRPDWIEQWRCGEGSGWQPELWRRLAAETEQPDWMELRRRLEALPPGQIRGEMPKRVTMFGISLLSPAYLDVLQLLAKHIEVNVLLPNPCREHWAHIVPARDFGRLAGVADEKLQYLESGNALLASWGGQGRDLPDQIEELGSAVILEDFSDPGDATVLRAVQSQILNLVDPGANETATVAMTPGDRSIQVHVCHSITRELEVLHDQLLALFDADTGLSASDILVMTPDIDAYAPLIDAVFATAGRIPFSVTDQRRRKAVLIDTFLGLFDLPQERFDANAVLAVLETPPVRRRFGLSETDLGQVHDWVRDVGVRWGLDAAQRSGFGRSDGRHSWRHGLDRLLLGVALPGESTGTFAGILPSDAAAGSDAGALGSVAEYLERLRRMHVQMATQRSVADWSQWLQQQFEQFIDVGEEQEQEAQLLRNAIAVLSQHAQVAGHSGLIDFEVALDWVLRELDSATSGRGYLGHGVTFAGLVPMRTVPFRVICLLGMNDNAFPRIERPPGFDLIARSPRRGDRSRRDDDRQAFLECLLNAREVFYISYVGRSVRDDTPLPPSVLVSELLDYCDRSFAHPDGVDAARAITTTHRVQPFSPRYFDESAAEFFSYADILPASGRVEVEPFMQRPLASPEEAVSITLPALLGFFHNPTKALLKQRMRISYDGEADPIATDDAISLDPLAAWSLGDRYLRLARAGVEPQRIGEILQELAPAPSGPAGRLVMQKLLEQGERLEQALVEFLPPGAPAVHDFTRDFAGIRLGGRLEGLYPDGLFAWRYGRTRGRDCLALWLRHLILNVERPGGVASVSHWRANDMSLRFAPVAEPRELLHTLLQLYQRGMSEAVPFFPESGWEYAVARETKDAESALAEARKKFEGDYHKRTENTDPYRHRVFAGGVDWALFAELAELVYRPLRDHLEEQQ from the coding sequence GTGCTGAACGTTGTCTACAGCAACCGGCTGGAGCTGCTCGCCGACCGGCTGAGCGGGATACTGCAGCAAAGCGATCCGTTGCAGCCGGAAACAGTGATTGTCCCGAACCAGGGCCTGGCGCGGTGGCTGTGGCTGCAGCTTGCGGCACAGCACGGGGTGAGCGCTAATCTCGATTTTACGTTGCCGGGCAGCTTCGTCTGGCGCGTTTATCACCGGCTGCTGCCCGCGGTGCCGGAAAGCTCACCGTATGATCCAGGCGTCATGGCGTGGCGTCTGCATCGGCTGTTACATGAAGCGGCCGACGACAACGCCCTGCAGGAGATCCGCCACTGGTGTCGCGCTGATGACCGGCAGCGATTCGAACTGGCAGAACGGCTGGCCCGGCAGTTTGACCAGTACCTGGTTTTTCGCCCGGACTGGATCGAGCAGTGGCGCTGCGGCGAAGGCAGTGGCTGGCAACCCGAATTATGGCGCCGGCTTGCCGCCGAGACCGAGCAGCCGGACTGGATGGAGCTGCGCCGTCGCCTTGAAGCACTGCCGCCCGGACAGATACGCGGCGAGATGCCGAAGCGGGTAACAATGTTCGGTATTTCTTTGTTATCACCAGCCTACCTGGATGTGCTGCAGCTGCTGGCAAAACACATCGAGGTAAATGTGCTGTTACCCAATCCCTGCCGCGAGCACTGGGCGCATATCGTTCCCGCACGCGACTTCGGCCGCCTGGCAGGCGTGGCTGATGAGAAGCTGCAATACCTTGAAAGTGGTAATGCATTGCTCGCCTCGTGGGGTGGTCAGGGACGCGACTTGCCCGACCAGATCGAGGAGCTGGGTAGCGCGGTAATCCTGGAAGATTTTTCCGACCCGGGTGATGCAACCGTGTTGCGGGCAGTGCAGTCGCAGATTCTCAACCTCGTCGATCCGGGCGCAAACGAGACGGCGACGGTAGCAATGACACCTGGTGATCGCTCGATCCAGGTGCATGTTTGTCACAGCATTACACGTGAACTCGAGGTGCTGCACGACCAGCTGCTGGCATTGTTCGATGCCGATACCGGCCTTTCTGCTTCCGACATTCTGGTAATGACGCCTGACATTGATGCCTACGCGCCGTTGATTGATGCGGTTTTTGCCACGGCCGGGCGTATTCCGTTCAGCGTAACTGACCAGCGCCGTCGCAAGGCTGTGCTCATCGATACTTTTCTTGGGTTGTTCGACCTGCCGCAGGAACGCTTCGACGCCAATGCGGTGCTGGCGGTGCTCGAGACGCCGCCGGTGCGGCGACGCTTCGGTCTGTCCGAGACCGATCTGGGTCAGGTGCATGACTGGGTTCGAGACGTTGGTGTGCGCTGGGGCCTGGACGCAGCACAACGCAGCGGATTCGGTCGTAGCGACGGGCGTCACAGCTGGCGGCACGGGCTCGACCGGCTGTTGCTGGGTGTGGCCCTGCCCGGCGAATCCACCGGTACGTTCGCCGGCATCTTGCCCAGCGATGCTGCTGCCGGTTCGGATGCCGGTGCCCTGGGCAGCGTGGCGGAATACCTCGAACGGCTGCGGCGCATGCACGTCCAGATGGCGACGCAACGTAGCGTGGCGGATTGGTCGCAATGGTTGCAGCAGCAGTTTGAGCAGTTCATCGATGTTGGTGAAGAGCAGGAGCAGGAAGCACAGCTGCTGCGTAATGCGATCGCTGTGCTGTCGCAGCACGCACAGGTTGCCGGTCATAGCGGGTTAATCGACTTCGAGGTTGCGCTCGACTGGGTACTGCGTGAGCTAGACAGCGCAACGTCCGGTCGCGGCTATCTCGGGCATGGCGTTACCTTTGCCGGCCTGGTGCCCATGCGTACCGTTCCTTTCCGGGTAATTTGCCTGCTCGGTATGAACGATAACGCCTTCCCCCGTATTGAGCGGCCGCCGGGTTTTGATCTCATCGCGCGCAGTCCGCGTCGCGGCGACCGGTCGCGGCGCGACGACGACCGCCAGGCGTTTCTCGAATGCCTGTTAAATGCGCGCGAGGTTTTTTACATCAGCTACGTTGGTCGCAGTGTTCGCGACGACACCCCGCTGCCGCCCTCAGTGCTGGTCAGCGAATTGCTCGATTATTGCGACCGCAGCTTTGCGCACCCCGATGGTGTGGACGCTGCCCGCGCGATTACCACGACGCACCGGGTACAGCCGTTCAGTCCGCGTTATTTTGATGAATCCGCGGCCGAGTTTTTCAGTTACGCAGATATCCTGCCGGCATCCGGCCGTGTGGAGGTAGAGCCGTTCATGCAGCGGCCGTTAGCGTCGCCGGAGGAAGCTGTCAGCATTACGCTGCCTGCGCTGCTCGGTTTTTTTCACAACCCGACAAAGGCGCTGCTGAAGCAGCGGATGCGTATCAGTTATGACGGGGAAGCCGATCCGATTGCCACGGATGACGCAATCAGCCTCGATCCGCTCGCTGCATGGAGCCTGGGCGATCGTTACCTCAGGCTGGCCCGCGCGGGGGTTGAGCCACAACGCATCGGCGAAATTTTGCAGGAACTGGCGCCGGCTCCGTCGGGCCCGGCCGGCAGGCTGGTCATGCAAAAGCTGCTGGAGCAGGGGGAGCGGCTGGAACAGGCGTTGGTCGAATTCCTGCCACCGGGAGCCCCCGCAGTACACGATTTCACCCGGGATTTCGCCGGCATCCGGCTTGGCGGCAGGCTGGAGGGCCTGTACCCGGACGGCCTTTTTGCCTGGCGCTACGGGCGAACCCGGGGTCGTGACTGCCTGGCGTTGTGGCTGCGTCACCTGATATTGAACGTCGAGCGTCCGGGCGGCGTTGCCAGCGTGTCGCACTGGCGCGCCAATGACATGTCTTTACGGTTTGCACCGGTTGCAGAACCCCGGGAGCTGCTGCATACGCTACTGCAGCTGTATCAGCGTGGCATGTCAGAGGCAGTGCCGTTCTTTCCGGAATCAGGCTGGGAATACGCGGTCGCACGCGAAACAAAAGACGCCGAAAGCGCCCTTGCCGAGGCACGCAAAAAATTCGAAGGTGATTATCACAAAAGAACCGAGAACACCGATCCCTACCGCCACCGGGTTTTCGCCGGGGGCGTCGACTGGGCGCTGTTCGCCGAACTGGCAGAACTTGTTTACCGGCCGTTGCGTGACCACCTGGAGGAACAGCAGTGA
- a CDS encoding formamidopyrimidine-DNA glycosylase, with amino-acid sequence MPELPDITLYLESLQKRICGAELLEVFVHNPFFLRSVITDDLTGRVVCDLQRLGKRIAIGLQPDCWLVIHLMIAGRLQWSAKRPAGAGRNVLADLVFSNGNLRVTEAGSKRRASLYVVSSRELPQHDPGGLEVLDTSFEQFADRLRQRNHTLKRSLTDPRIFSGIGNAYSDEILHHARLSPFAQSKKLSDQQVRQLHQSVVHVLQAWISRLRLDSGERFPRRITAFRDGMAVHGRYGKPCPDCDATVQRIRYAGSETNYCPGCQTGGRILADRSLSRLLKDDWPRTVDELEKIRPRDK; translated from the coding sequence GTGCCGGAACTACCTGACATAACCCTTTATCTCGAATCGTTGCAGAAGCGCATCTGTGGTGCGGAATTGCTTGAAGTGTTTGTGCATAACCCGTTCTTTCTTCGCAGTGTAATAACGGACGATCTAACCGGCCGTGTTGTTTGCGATTTGCAACGTTTGGGTAAGCGCATTGCCATCGGGTTGCAGCCGGATTGCTGGCTGGTGATTCACCTGATGATCGCCGGTCGCCTGCAGTGGTCAGCAAAGCGACCGGCAGGTGCCGGGCGCAATGTGCTGGCCGACCTTGTTTTTAGCAACGGCAATCTGCGGGTTACCGAGGCGGGCAGCAAAAGGCGTGCATCGCTGTATGTTGTCAGCAGTCGTGAGCTGCCGCAGCATGATCCCGGCGGCCTGGAGGTACTCGACACCAGCTTCGAGCAGTTTGCTGACCGGCTGCGGCAGCGTAATCACACGCTGAAGCGGTCACTCACCGACCCGCGAATATTTTCCGGTATCGGCAATGCGTACTCGGATGAAATACTGCACCACGCACGATTGTCACCGTTTGCGCAGTCGAAGAAGCTCAGCGATCAGCAGGTGCGCCAGCTGCACCAATCTGTCGTGCATGTGTTGCAGGCGTGGATCAGCCGCCTGCGCCTCGACAGCGGCGAACGATTTCCGCGCCGGATTACGGCATTTCGCGACGGCATGGCAGTTCATGGACGATACGGTAAACCGTGTCCCGACTGCGACGCGACGGTGCAGCGCATACGTTATGCCGGCAGCGAAACCAATTACTGTCCAGGCTGCCAGACTGGTGGACGAATTCTCGCCGATCGCTCCTTGTCGCGACTGCTTAAAGATGACTGGCCGCGGACCGTTGATGAGCTGGAGAAAATCCGGCCGCGAGATAAATGA